The Betta splendens chromosome 2, fBetSpl5.4, whole genome shotgun sequence nucleotide sequence ACGACTGAAGCGCCTTCACTTTCAGTGTCGGCTGTTCAAGCGTTTACGTTGAGGCCGTAAATCCAGAGTGTGCATTATATTATAAAGGTCTCATCAGTGGATGGATCTGACTTCAGTTGTTGTTCCAGCCTTCGTTTGCTGAACCcagaaatgtgtttgtgctcaggTCTCACTTCCCCTTGGTTTCTTTCAGTCCACCAGTGATTTGAGGTCCGGCAGTCCTCTCAGTTTAAGGTCCAGCAGCATTTGACCCAAGGCTTTTCCCTGAAAAAAAGACGCATGGTCTGAACAGACTGATCCCCACAGTCTCTGGCTTCTATTACAGACGTCCTGCTTCTAGCACTGACGTTCATTGAACATAGTGATAATAATGTAGAGGTTTGTTTGCTTCCATCCCATTGGTTCTGTGTCtttagttttacatttattttttgtagttaatatttttattttgcatttaatttatttcgAGGACAGTAAAAGGAAAACGCTGATGATGCAGCCCCTTCTCTCTGTTCCCACACGACCACAGAAGTGATCCGAGATTCACTCACACTACGTTGGGTCCGTTTGTTGGATCTTGCTGCGTCTACTTCTACATGTACAGGAAGTTCAAGTTCCAACAAACTATGATTCAGAGAAGTGATGAAAGAGGCAGCAGAAAAGATGAAGAAGGGACCAGAGGCCGTGAAGGTCCAGTGCCGTTACCTGAGGGTCACTGCGCAGCGACgccacccctcctccacccagacAACGCTGCAGGACGAAGTTCAGGCCGTGGATCCCAGGAAGAGAGTACCTGCAACGCACAACACTGGGCTCAGAACCGCAGGGCCACAGTCACACAGCACCAGGCAGTCCGACACGGTTATGTCTGGATGCGCGGGCAGCTTTATatgcagtcacacacatgcTAACGGTTAAACCCTGGATGTGAGCGTGAGAGCAGAGGCCTCCTGCAGCTTTAACGAGCGGTGAGGCGCAGTAATGAGTGTCTGTGGCAGGGAGGCATTCAGGGTCTAAGAGGAGACGGGAGCTTTACTGACCCACAGGGAGGCGTTCAGGTGCAAGAGGACACGGGAGCTTTACTGAGCCACAAGAGCAGATGTGAGCTTTACTGAGCCACAGGAGGTGCAATAATGAGTGTCTGTGGCAGGGAGGCGTTCAGGTGCAGGAGGAGACCCGCTCCCTGTGGGTCAGTAAGGGCCACATCTCCTCTAGTCTTAATGCTAAGAGCCAACATGGAGGGAACATGTTCAtgttgctgtctgtgctgcacacagGCCGTCCCTGGTTTCTCCCACTCCGTTGTGGTTTGATTTATAACTACTGTGATGTGAATGGATCAAAAGCAGCCTGTTGGTTTGACAAAACAGTCTCAGCAGTTTCACATAAACAGTAATAATGAAACATTCCTAACACTGTTCTACAGTCATGAACATTTTGTGGTTGTGATGTGTTGTAACTGGTAATGCTGAGTCGTACAAATCAACGTGAGCGAAGCGGCGTCGCTGTCTGAAAGCTGCATCACTGCGTCTGACTGCTCACCGGGTCACGGCCTTGTCTCCAGGCTCAATGAGGTGGGAGAAGTACTGCTCCACCACAGAGGAAGTCAGGTGTTTCTTCAGGTACGGGAAGAAGAGCGGGTGACGAGCGATGACTCCTGGAGACGAGGACAGGAAGCAGGGTTTATCACACGAACCACAGAGCGCTACTACAGTTCCCATCATGCTGTGCTGCATGTAACCATGGATTCAGCCAGTGGCTTCAGCACATATTGGTTCTGGTGAATCCAAAGGTTCCAGGAGACAGAACAAGCCTGAAGCCCAGGTCACATCACAGCAGGGAGCGCCCTCACCGATGTTGGCCGAGTCGCCCTTGTCCCCGCTCCTCGTGTAGGCCAGCTCCTCCAGTCTGTAGCTGTGGGGGCCGGCGGGCAGGTCTGGACACAAGGCGCCTGGTGCtcagagcagaaaaacacagcttCATAGGGACTGGACCTCAGACCTGCTACCAGTGTTTAAAGGTTATGAGGACTATTTCAGCTTCACAACGAAGCCTCTTGTTCCTTAAACAGGTCACATGAGGTCAACTGCACTCAGGACATAGTTTGTGTTCTTTAAGTGCCTCCTCCTGCATGTATTAAACTGAAAACACAATATCCACACAGCCTCCTGGGACCTACTTAACCCCACAAAGGCTCCATTATGGCCACTACAGCCTCTAAAGGCCTCTGGGTTCGTACCAAGGATGCCAGGACTGCCTTAAACGTCATCTCCCTCCTTGAGGATTCCACAGAACCGCCCTCACTAGTCCCCAACAACCGCCCAAAGCCCAGAGGCCCTTCTGCTGTCGCCTGCTTCCACAGACACGGACATGGTTCACTTTATCCACAGAGTCACAGCCGATGCATGTACAAACAGACGCTTTTGTACAGAGCAGAAATGGAAACCAAGCAGATTAAAGGCAGTTTTAACTGATTCCAGGTGCAGCAGCCTTGTTTCCTTCCCTCCTGGTTTCACTCAGCTCTGTGGAGGAAGTCTCCACTCTGTGTGCACGTGTTGCTCTCCTTTGATTTGGTAAATAACACTTTGTCGTTCACACTGGACCCAGAATCTGCTCAAGTCTGCaggtcatgtgtttgtgtgtgaaacagtTACAAAAGGGCAGAATCAGTGCAGCTGTGGTCATAAAAATGAAAGAGGGAAAAAGCACAGTGAACAAAGCAGCGCTGGGATGAATCCTGCGAAGATCTGAATCCTTTTTCATGAAATCTCAAACTGACTTTGTCCAGTGATGTTTGGTTTTGTGTGGTGGACATAAGGGAGCATCGCCCTCTGCAGGCAAACATAGTCATAGCATCAAACACATCTGTTTATTAGCAGCTGTTGGGAACAAATGGTGGCTCTGAAGCTATGACGTGTTAAGGTCAGATACTATAAACCTCCTCAAAGAGACGCCTGAAGGACTATTTAACCCTTTAAGACTTTAAACAGCTCCTAAAGCACCTTTGCTATAAACGTGCTAGTTTAAACAGCTTGGGAGCTTCTCAAGCTCACAACACCTCAAGCACCGTGCAGCAGCGGGCTGCGAACTATGGCAAATCACAGTATCAGGTGGTGCAGTGGGAAGATCTTATCGTTAGCACGTGGCTAgtgtgtctgtacctgtgtCCGGTCCGTCCTCTGCTGAGGTGGGAGGGGCTTGCTGCTCAGGTGCACGAGGCCCCGCCTCTGAGAGTGACTCCACCAGCTCCCCACCCATGTGAACGTCCACCTGTGGGGAGAGTTGACTGTTTGTGGAGCCAACCCCAGGCATCACTCATGTGACTGAGCCACTTAGGTTGTGTCAGATAAAGACGTTTCACGTTAAACCTGCAGATAAATGCTATGTATGGTCAGAAAGCTAAGTGACGACTGTAGAGCCTTAATTCAACGCGTGTACATCTGTATTGTTTGTTTGAGTGATGACCTGTTGTCTAGCTACAGTTCTCACTGAACACACTGAATGAATCACATTGTCATCAGATTTACAGGAAATGCTGATATGGGATTTTCTCCCTCGACGTCCTTCTTTGTTAGAATTTCTTAAATGTGATGACCAACGTTCAGGTTCGGCAGTGACTCTCACCTTGATCTGGGACTTTGGGTGTAGGAAGAAGAACGGCTTCAGAACTGGAGACCTGGAAACCATGAACACAGCTTTAGGAAACGCCTGAGGGAAACCTGAGATTGTTCAGCAGCAATCCACTGACTCACACTCTCGGCCGTCCGCCTACGATGCCCGTCAGTCCAGGAGCTGAGGGGAAAAACCTCATTTAGCTTCTGCAGGAAATTCACACCGTCACAGTTTAGGAGtatgagtcacagcagctgccagATTCACACTGAGTTCACGCtgagtgttgctgtgtgtggctGAACTCAACATAAATAAGGTCCACGTCTGGAGAGTCGCAGCCTGTTATCTGCTGCACGAAGCCCCCTCCGCTCATAAAGCAGAGCCATCATCTCCTCTGGGCCCACAGGCCATGAAGCATGCGTGTGCTCTTACCCATGGCCGTCCCTGCAGAGGCCACCTCCCTGGAGAACAGCTCCAGAGCCCTTTTCTGCTGGTGCTGGACAGCCATCCACAGCACGGCctccctgcagccctgcagcccAGAGAGCACAGGAGCTTCACTGTCCGTTCCAGTAGTGTGTCATTATATCAGAGGCGTTGGTATAAAAAGAGATCAGAATGTggacgacaggaaacaaaagaagaagcaAATTGGTTTAGAAGACGTCCAGTCGACCTGCTCCAATAGAGCACATATCAAAGGTGGATGTAGACATGAAGAGAGAGTCTGTTTGGAGCCATTAAACAGGATTAACTGTGACCTGGTGCTGGAAATGGAGTAAACACAAAAGAGGAAGTTCAGTCATGAGGACACTTGAGTTGCAAGAAAGAATTCAGGAAATCTGAACCACATTAAACTGGTTATATAATATCTGAAAGAACCACTGGAGTCCTGACAACAAACAGAACCAAGGAACCAACAACAGCTGATCAACGCTTGAATCCACTGACTGAAAGTCTGCACAAGCAGAGACCAAGACTCATTGTAGCAGTTTGGAATCTGCCAAAACACAGAGATAACAAAAAAGAACCGTCTTTTAGGACTAATCAGACTAAACAGGCCCAAAGCAGGAGTTTGATTCTCTGTGAAACTGTGGACTCAACCACGGCTCCATGACGATACTGGACCTGAAATCCCAGGCTGTTTCATATAATAGATGGGAACTCTCTGGAACCACTGTGGTTCCTGACCTGTGGGTCATGTCTGGTACAAAGTGAACAGCTGTTGGTCTGAAGGTTTTACCCTTGTGCGAGCGTTGGCACCGTACGTGTCCTCGGCTCCGAGCACCTGGATGTGGACAGAGCTGAAGTCGCCAAACTCCAACTGCCTGAAGATCCGCTTCATCCTGCAGGCAGACAGCAGTTACTCCAGCTGCCCAGTGTGTGAAGGCCGgggtccctgaacgcaccgttTGATGATGCTGTCAGCGGTGCGTCGGGCCTTCTCCGCCGCTCGCGGGCCTCCGACCGGACACACGGCGGTGGCCCTGAACGAGTCCATGTAGGTGGCACACACCTGCAGAAAGCACGGGTGGTTGctctggttgccatggtgacgtaACTGTGGAGATGGGGTCAGATTTACCTTGTAGTCCTGTGTGGGAGCGAAGCCTCTAGCTCCGGTGACCCTGACTGCTCCACCCCCCACatctaaacacacagacaggcgttTTAGCTGCAGCCTGTCCTGTCCTGCATCACAGGAGCACAGGTTGGACTGGACTACGTGCTGCAGAGTCCAGGCGTCTCCATCCACAGCCACCGCTCCCCGACTGGAACCTCTCAGCCAGTGCTTCACCCCGCTGTGAACCGGACTACAGGCCGGAGTTCATGCTATAAAATAAACTATGAAGTGCTCAGCGGGGTGAGGAGTTCAGCGAGGCTCAATTAGACAGAAATATTTACTCGTgtaggaggagcaggaaaggGTTCATCAGCCAGAgccactcagcagctgctgcaggtggttcAGGGTTTAAACCGAGCACGATGACACCACCTCATGAATAGACTTCACCTCACAGCGTCTGACTGGAGGCTGCTCAGATGAGCTCATTCACGTCTGTCCGGCAGATGTTCTGATAAAGAACGTTACAGTCAAAGGAGTGTGTGCTTCTACGTgtgctgggtttgattcctgattATATAATCAGTAATTATACGCCGTGAGTCTGAGGAGGACCAAACATGGTTGGTGCAAAATATGTAAACGCTGTTTTCAACCGGCTGCAGACTGAGATAGATGATGATAGAGCACTGAGTCACACTGGGAACAGAGGAGCTGCGTGAGTTGTATCATGTTCTGTTGAGGGCTGACCTCATACACGGTTTAGAAACATCATCAATGGAACTAAATGCATTGGATCAATTAccaaaaggaaggaaaacatgGTTTATCAGAAGGAGTTCAGGACCCGGGGGAGGTTCTAGATGCTGCAGCTCGGCTCTAGACGGGTTCAAGCCCAGTTGATGGAGACATGTTTGGGTTTATGAGAGATAAAGAGCTTATTGGAAGTTCAGCTGTGGTTGAAGGGTTGAGTCCGGGTCAAAGCGAGCCTTGTGTGAAGCTCCCAGAGGACTGTTTAGGGTTGTGAAAACAGCACGGTTCAGCCAGTGGTCACGGCCTCCGTGCGAGTGTGTGAGCGGCACCTGGTATCTCCCTGATGACCACCTGGCTGAAGTCACACGTGACGTCAGGCAGCAGGTAGCGCCGCGGGTCCCCGATCTCGTACACCAGCTGCTCGGCCACCGAGCCGAAGGAGACCAGGCCGCCGGTTCTGGGCGGTTTGGACAGAACGAAGGAGCCGTCACTGCAGCACTCCACCACCGGGAAGCCCATGTTGTCCCTGGAAGGCAAACAAGGCTTTCTACTGCCGCTGagccaccacagaagaagaaagagaaaccaCACGAACCAGTCAGGAACTTTGTGCCAGTCGGTGAAGATCCCACCAGTGCTCTGAGCTCCACACTCGATGAGGTGACCGGCGAGACTGTACAACGACATGGAGCAAATACCGGCCAGGTGATCAGagttcattgtgtgtgtgtgtgtgtgtgtgacacgtTTTTCCTTCAACCTATAAAACCTATAAATATATACCATGTTTtggctatcaaggtgaggacactgcgacattgtggggacacttggcaggtccccaccagtccgaaagcttttttgagggtcaagatgtgattttagggctgaggttagaattgagttttggttcagattagagcaaagattagacgtctgcctttatttgtaaTGGTTAGAGTGATGGGCTAGagaaggcattatgtcagtgGGAGTCCCCACATTGATGAcaaacacgactgtgtgtgtgtgtgtgtgtgtgtgtgtgtgtgtgtgtgtgtgtgtgtgtgtgtgtgtgtgtgtgtgtgtgtgtgtgtgtgtgtgtgtgtgtgtgtgtgtgtgtgtgtacctcccACACGCCAGGAGGTCGTACTCGTCCGTCCCCCATCCAAACTGCAGCGGATGCAAACAAAGGGAGCAGTTACATTCCTGAGCCACGAGCACCCGTCCTGTTATTTACAGTCAGTGACGCGACAGGAACACAGCGTCCTGACGCAGATGCTCAGAACAGAAGCACTGGTTGAAGAGACAAACATCAAACCCACACTGTGCATGAGCGGCGCCAGCGCCACCGCGCTGTCCACACATCGACCCGTTACCACGATATCTGCCCCGAGGTCCAGACAGCGACGAATGGGCCCGGCCCTGAACACAACGCCTGCAGTTAGTGACTCCTCACAGAGCGCAGTTTGTTTCAGCTCGGAGCTCGTACCCCAGGTAGGCGTTCATACTGTGAAGGCCGTGCGGCAGCTGCCGCCTGCCGCCGTCCTCCGCCCTCACCTCAGACAGGCTGCTTCTCTGTGGGCACAGCAGGCGTCACGTCACCATGTCTGGAGTTAAACTCTGAGTGTGAGGAGGGTCTTACGTGTGGCATGAGGTCATCGCCGGTCACCACAGCAACCCTGAGGTCCAGACCCGCCTTTCTGATGACTTCCTGCACGGCC carries:
- the LOC114850373 gene encoding uncharacterized protein LOC114850373 isoform X1, whose protein sequence is MDSFRATAVCPVGGPRAAEKARRTADSIIKRMKRIFRQLEFGDFSSVHIQVLGAEDTYGANARTRGCREAVLWMAVQHQQKRALELFSREVASAGTAMAPGLTGIVGGRPRVSPVLKPFFFLHPKSQIKVDVHMGGELVESLSEAGPRAPEQQAPPTSAEDGPDTAPGALCPDLPAGPHSYRLEELAYTRSGDKGDSANIGVIARHPLFFPYLKKHLTSSVVEQYFSHLIEPGDKAVTRYSLPGIHGLNFVLQRCLGGGGVASLRSDPQGKALGQMLLDLKLRGLPDLKSLVD
- the LOC114850373 gene encoding uncharacterized protein LOC114850373 isoform X2: MDSFRATAVCPVGGPRAAEKARRTADSIIKRMKRIFRQLEFGDFSSVHIQVLGAEDTYGANARTRGCREAVLWMAVQHQQKRALELFSREVASAGTAMAPGLTGIVGGRPRVSPVLKPFFFLHPKSQIKVDVHMGGELVESLSEAGPRAPEQQAPPTSAEDGPDTAPGALCPDLPAGPHSYRLEELAYTRSGDKGDSANIGVIARHPLFFPYLKKHLTSSVVEQYFSHLIEPGDKAVTRYSLPGIHGLNFVLQRCLGGGGVASLRSDPQGQNPSERARFPQTAAAEA
- the LOC129603506 gene encoding uncharacterized protein LOC129603506 → MSTFPYSVTLTSKRLLRCKRPVKCATSRFDANVLRCVSSAELSSVNNGSVSRRYTRYARKEPVRIGCASGFWGDTATSVPQLIHSGRLDFLVFDFLSEITMSLLTAAKAKAPNLGYAPDFVHVALAPFINDIHRKGIRVVSNAGGVNPLACAEAVQEVIRKAGLDLRVAVVTGDDLMPHRSSLSEVRAEDGGRRQLPHGLHSMNAYLGAGPIRRCLDLGADIVVTGRCVDSAVALAPLMHSFGWGTDEYDLLACGSLAGHLIECGAQSTGGIFTDWHKVPDWDNMGFPVVECCSDGSFVLSKPPRTGGLVSFGSVAEQLVYEIGDPRRYLLPDVTCDFSQVVIREIPGAAHTLARRP